A part of Neovison vison isolate M4711 chromosome 8, ASM_NN_V1, whole genome shotgun sequence genomic DNA contains:
- the GPATCH11 gene encoding G patch domain-containing protein 11 produces MKLNMAEEEDYMSDSFVNVQQDIRPGLPMLRQIREARRKEEKQQEANLKNRQKSLKEEEQERRDIGLKNALGCENKGFALLQKMGYKSGQALGKSGDGIVEPIPLNVKTGKSGLGHEALLKRKAEEKLESYRRKIRMQNQAEETAAEQFRLRFKHKHDEVKLEGDLRRSQRACRQLDTQKNIQVPREAWYWLGLEEETEEEEEEEKEPEEDEDKSEDLSVLEKLQILTGYLREEHLYCIWCGTAYEDKEDLSSNCPGPTSADHD; encoded by the exons ATGAAGTTGAACATGGCAGAAGAGGAGGACTACATGTCTGATTCCTTCGTTAATGTCCA ACAAGACATCAGACCAGGATTGCCAATGCTGAGGCAGATCCGAGAAGCCCGtcgaaaagaagaaaagcagcaggaggctaatttgaaaaataggcagaagagtttaaaagaagaagaacaagaaagacgTGATATTGGGCTGAAGAATGCATTAGGCTGTGAAAACAAAGGGTTTGCTCTGCTCCAAAAGATGGGATATAAAAGCGGTCAGGCCCTTGGCAAGAGTG gGGATGGTATTGTTGAGCCAATTCCTCTCAACGTCAAAAcag GGAAAAGTGGTCTTGGTCACGAGGCATTGCTGAAGCGGAAAGCAGAGGAAAAACTAGAAAGCTACAGGAGAAAGATTCGCATGCAAAACCAAGCTGAAGAAACCGCTGCAGAGCAGTTTCG actGCGATTTAAACATAAGCACGATGAAGTGAAGCTGGAAGGGGACCTGAGGAGAAGCCAGCGAGCCTGCCGCCAGTTGGATACTCAGAAG aaCATTCAGGTTCCGAGGGAAGCGTGGTACTGGTTGGGGCTTGAAGAGGAGactgaggaagaagaagaggaagaaaaagagccaGAGGAAGATGAAGATAAGAGTGAAGACTTAAGT GTACTGGAAAAATTACAGATATTGACTGGTTATTTAAGAGAAGAACATCTGTATTGTATTTGGTGTGGAACAGCCTATGAAG ATAAAGAAGACCTCTCTTCAAACTGCCCAGGACCAACTTCTGCAGATCACGACTAA
- the EIF2AK2 gene encoding interferon-induced, double-stranded RNA-activated protein kinase isoform X1 — MANVRPPSFSIEELNTYCQKHNLVLKYYELSKKGPAHNLKFTFQVIINERKYSEAEGKSKKEAKNAAAKLAIEKLNEESKAVSSLSLTTTDTSEGLGLGSIGNFIGRLNRLAQKEKLSVNYEQCELNKSGPERFYYRCKIGQKEYAVGGGATKQEAKQIAAKFAYEQIESEKAFMKEDSASSSDSWTTLSSDSRNSTLVKNISASKSPLENDSSPNAPERNCNSNSVNTSSSPLSNVGSSEKKVKRTLASTFNSPVIKENKYTVEERFINDFTDITPIGSGGYGHVFKAKHKIDRTIYVIKRVKYDKENKVEREVKALAELHHPNIVQYCSCWAGEDYHPEDSINPPRLKIKCLLIQMEFCDKGTLETWIDERRGKTTDKPLSLELYEQIAEGVEYIHSKELIHRDLKPSNIFLVNTKHLKIGDFGLVTSLKDYTNRTSNKGTLRYMSPEQISSPEYGKEVDIFAMGLILAELLYICPTLSEMIQIFKALRDDKFPDVFDAREKFLLQKLLSHDPTKRPNASEILETLKEWKNVAVKKE; from the exons atggCCAATGTGCGTCCACCAAGTTTTTCTATAGAAGAACTTAATACATACTGTCAGAAGCACAACTTGGTACTTAAGTATTATGAACTGTCTAAGAAAGGGCCTGCGCATAACTTAAA GTTTACATTTCAAGTTAtcataaatgagagaaaatattcagaagCTGAAGGTAAATCAAAGAAGGAGGCCAAAAATGCTGCAGCCAAATTAGCTATTGAAAAACTTAACGAAGAAAGCAAG gcAGTTAGTTCTTTATCACTGACAACAACAGATACTTCAGAAGGACTAGGACTAGGATCCATTGGGAATTTCATAGGCCGTTTGAATAGGCTTGCCCAGAAGGAAAAACTATCTGTAAATTATGAACAATGTGAACTGAACAAATCTGGGCCAGAAAG ATTTTATTATAGATGCAAGATTGGACAGAAAGAATATGCTGTTGGCGGAGGTGCTACTAAGCAGGAGGCAAAACAGATAGCCGCAAAATTTGCGTATGAGCAGATAGAGTCAGAGAAGGCCTTCATG AAAGAGGACTCAGCATCATCCAGTGATTCTTGGACTACTTTGTCTAGTGACTCCAGAAACAGCACTTTGGTAAAGAACATATC TGCTTCTAAATCACCACTTGAAAATGATTCCTCACCAAATGCACCAGAAAGAAATTGTAACAGCAACAGTGTCAACACTTCTTCATCTCCTCTG AGCAATGTcggaagtagtgaaaagaaggtgaaAAG AACTTTGGCATCTACCTTTAACTCTCCTGTGATCAAAGAAAACAAGTACACTGTGGAAGAAAG GTTTATTAATGATTTTACAGACATAACACCAATTGGCTCAGGCGGATATGGTCATGTTTTCAAAGCAAAGCACAAAATTGATAGGACGATTTATGTTATTAAACGTGTTAAATATGATAAAGA GAATAAGGTAGAGCGTGAAGTAAAAGCTTTGGCAGAGCTTCATCACCCAAATATTGTTCAGTACTGTAGTTGCTGGGCTGGGGAAGATTACCATCCTGAGGACAGCATAAATCCTCCAAG ACTAAAGATTAAATGCCTTCTCATCCAAATGGAATTCTGTGACAAGGGGACATTGGAGACATGGATTGACGAAAGAAGAGGCAAGACAACAGACAAACCTTTGTCTCTGGAATTATATGAACAAATAGCAGAAGGTGTAGAGTATATACACAGCAAAGAGCTAATTCACAGAGACCTTAAG ccaAGTAACATATTTTTAGTAAATACAAAGCACCTAAAGATTGGAGACTTTGGACTTGTGACATCCTTGAAAGATTATACAAATCGGACAAGTAATAAAGGAACTCTTCGATACATGAGCCCAGAGCAG ATTTCTTCACCAGAATACGGAAAAGAAGTGGATATCTTTGCTATGGGGCTAATTCTGGCAGAACTTCTTTATATATGTCCTACTCTTTCAGAAATGATACAG atttttaaagcaCTAAGGGATGACAAGTTCCCAGATGTGTTTGATGCAAGAGAA AAATTTCTTCTGCAGAAATTACTGTCACATGATCCCACAAAGCGACCTAATGCTTCTGAAATACTGGAGACTTTGAAGGAGTGGAAAAATGTTGCAgtgaaaaaggaatga
- the EIF2AK2 gene encoding interferon-induced, double-stranded RNA-activated protein kinase isoform X2 yields MANVRPPSFSIEELNTYCQKHNLVLKYYELSKKGPAHNLKFTFQVIINERKYSEAEGKSKKEAKNAAAKLAIEKLNEESKAVSSLSLTTTDTSEGLGLGSIGNFIGRLNRLAQKEKLSVNYEQCELNKSGPERFYYRCKIGQKEYAVGGGATKQEAKQIAAKFAYEQIESEKAFMKEDSASSSDSWTTLSSDSRNSTLVKNISASKSPLENDSSPNAPERNCNSNSVNTSSSPLSNVGSSEKKVKRTLASTFNSPVIKENKYTVEERFINDFTDITPIGSGGYGHVFKAKHKIDRTIYVIKRVKYDKENKVEREVKALAELHHPNIVQYCSCWAGEDYHPEDSINPPRLKIKCLLIQMEFCDKGTLETWIDERRGKTTDKPLSLELYEQIAEGVEYIHSKELIHRDLKPSNIFLVNTKHLKIGDFGLVTSLKDYTNRTSNKGTLRYMSPEQISSPEYGKEVDIFAMGLILAELLYICPTLSEMIQIFKALRDDKFPDVFDAREKLLSHDPTKRPNASEILETLKEWKNVAVKKE; encoded by the exons atggCCAATGTGCGTCCACCAAGTTTTTCTATAGAAGAACTTAATACATACTGTCAGAAGCACAACTTGGTACTTAAGTATTATGAACTGTCTAAGAAAGGGCCTGCGCATAACTTAAA GTTTACATTTCAAGTTAtcataaatgagagaaaatattcagaagCTGAAGGTAAATCAAAGAAGGAGGCCAAAAATGCTGCAGCCAAATTAGCTATTGAAAAACTTAACGAAGAAAGCAAG gcAGTTAGTTCTTTATCACTGACAACAACAGATACTTCAGAAGGACTAGGACTAGGATCCATTGGGAATTTCATAGGCCGTTTGAATAGGCTTGCCCAGAAGGAAAAACTATCTGTAAATTATGAACAATGTGAACTGAACAAATCTGGGCCAGAAAG ATTTTATTATAGATGCAAGATTGGACAGAAAGAATATGCTGTTGGCGGAGGTGCTACTAAGCAGGAGGCAAAACAGATAGCCGCAAAATTTGCGTATGAGCAGATAGAGTCAGAGAAGGCCTTCATG AAAGAGGACTCAGCATCATCCAGTGATTCTTGGACTACTTTGTCTAGTGACTCCAGAAACAGCACTTTGGTAAAGAACATATC TGCTTCTAAATCACCACTTGAAAATGATTCCTCACCAAATGCACCAGAAAGAAATTGTAACAGCAACAGTGTCAACACTTCTTCATCTCCTCTG AGCAATGTcggaagtagtgaaaagaaggtgaaAAG AACTTTGGCATCTACCTTTAACTCTCCTGTGATCAAAGAAAACAAGTACACTGTGGAAGAAAG GTTTATTAATGATTTTACAGACATAACACCAATTGGCTCAGGCGGATATGGTCATGTTTTCAAAGCAAAGCACAAAATTGATAGGACGATTTATGTTATTAAACGTGTTAAATATGATAAAGA GAATAAGGTAGAGCGTGAAGTAAAAGCTTTGGCAGAGCTTCATCACCCAAATATTGTTCAGTACTGTAGTTGCTGGGCTGGGGAAGATTACCATCCTGAGGACAGCATAAATCCTCCAAG ACTAAAGATTAAATGCCTTCTCATCCAAATGGAATTCTGTGACAAGGGGACATTGGAGACATGGATTGACGAAAGAAGAGGCAAGACAACAGACAAACCTTTGTCTCTGGAATTATATGAACAAATAGCAGAAGGTGTAGAGTATATACACAGCAAAGAGCTAATTCACAGAGACCTTAAG ccaAGTAACATATTTTTAGTAAATACAAAGCACCTAAAGATTGGAGACTTTGGACTTGTGACATCCTTGAAAGATTATACAAATCGGACAAGTAATAAAGGAACTCTTCGATACATGAGCCCAGAGCAG ATTTCTTCACCAGAATACGGAAAAGAAGTGGATATCTTTGCTATGGGGCTAATTCTGGCAGAACTTCTTTATATATGTCCTACTCTTTCAGAAATGATACAG atttttaaagcaCTAAGGGATGACAAGTTCCCAGATGTGTTTGATGCAAGAGAA AAATTACTGTCACATGATCCCACAAAGCGACCTAATGCTTCTGAAATACTGGAGACTTTGAAGGAGTGGAAAAATGTTGCAgtgaaaaaggaatga
- the EIF2AK2 gene encoding interferon-induced, double-stranded RNA-activated protein kinase isoform X3 has translation MANVRPPSFSIEELNTYCQKHNLVLKYYELSKKGPAHNLKFTFQVIINERKYSEAEGKSKKEAKNAAAKLAIEKLNEESKAVSSLSLTTTDTSEGLGLGSIGNFIGRLNRLAQKEKLSVNYEQCELNKSGPERFYYRCKIGQKEYAVGGGATKQEAKQIAAKFAYEQIESEKAFMKEDSASSSDSWTTLSSDSRNSTLVKNISASKSPLENDSSPNAPERNCNSNSVNTSSSPLSNVGSSEKKVKRTLASTFNSPVIKENKYTVEERNKVEREVKALAELHHPNIVQYCSCWAGEDYHPEDSINPPRLKIKCLLIQMEFCDKGTLETWIDERRGKTTDKPLSLELYEQIAEGVEYIHSKELIHRDLKPSNIFLVNTKHLKIGDFGLVTSLKDYTNRTSNKGTLRYMSPEQISSPEYGKEVDIFAMGLILAELLYICPTLSEMIQIFKALRDDKFPDVFDAREKFLLQKLLSHDPTKRPNASEILETLKEWKNVAVKKE, from the exons atggCCAATGTGCGTCCACCAAGTTTTTCTATAGAAGAACTTAATACATACTGTCAGAAGCACAACTTGGTACTTAAGTATTATGAACTGTCTAAGAAAGGGCCTGCGCATAACTTAAA GTTTACATTTCAAGTTAtcataaatgagagaaaatattcagaagCTGAAGGTAAATCAAAGAAGGAGGCCAAAAATGCTGCAGCCAAATTAGCTATTGAAAAACTTAACGAAGAAAGCAAG gcAGTTAGTTCTTTATCACTGACAACAACAGATACTTCAGAAGGACTAGGACTAGGATCCATTGGGAATTTCATAGGCCGTTTGAATAGGCTTGCCCAGAAGGAAAAACTATCTGTAAATTATGAACAATGTGAACTGAACAAATCTGGGCCAGAAAG ATTTTATTATAGATGCAAGATTGGACAGAAAGAATATGCTGTTGGCGGAGGTGCTACTAAGCAGGAGGCAAAACAGATAGCCGCAAAATTTGCGTATGAGCAGATAGAGTCAGAGAAGGCCTTCATG AAAGAGGACTCAGCATCATCCAGTGATTCTTGGACTACTTTGTCTAGTGACTCCAGAAACAGCACTTTGGTAAAGAACATATC TGCTTCTAAATCACCACTTGAAAATGATTCCTCACCAAATGCACCAGAAAGAAATTGTAACAGCAACAGTGTCAACACTTCTTCATCTCCTCTG AGCAATGTcggaagtagtgaaaagaaggtgaaAAG AACTTTGGCATCTACCTTTAACTCTCCTGTGATCAAAGAAAACAAGTACACTGTGGAAGAAAG GAATAAGGTAGAGCGTGAAGTAAAAGCTTTGGCAGAGCTTCATCACCCAAATATTGTTCAGTACTGTAGTTGCTGGGCTGGGGAAGATTACCATCCTGAGGACAGCATAAATCCTCCAAG ACTAAAGATTAAATGCCTTCTCATCCAAATGGAATTCTGTGACAAGGGGACATTGGAGACATGGATTGACGAAAGAAGAGGCAAGACAACAGACAAACCTTTGTCTCTGGAATTATATGAACAAATAGCAGAAGGTGTAGAGTATATACACAGCAAAGAGCTAATTCACAGAGACCTTAAG ccaAGTAACATATTTTTAGTAAATACAAAGCACCTAAAGATTGGAGACTTTGGACTTGTGACATCCTTGAAAGATTATACAAATCGGACAAGTAATAAAGGAACTCTTCGATACATGAGCCCAGAGCAG ATTTCTTCACCAGAATACGGAAAAGAAGTGGATATCTTTGCTATGGGGCTAATTCTGGCAGAACTTCTTTATATATGTCCTACTCTTTCAGAAATGATACAG atttttaaagcaCTAAGGGATGACAAGTTCCCAGATGTGTTTGATGCAAGAGAA AAATTTCTTCTGCAGAAATTACTGTCACATGATCCCACAAAGCGACCTAATGCTTCTGAAATACTGGAGACTTTGAAGGAGTGGAAAAATGTTGCAgtgaaaaaggaatga